The stretch of DNA GAGGTCTACGTATTTCAGGCCTGAATCGGTCGTGATTTCTGGGGTTGGGGCGGTCTGTTCGCTCTCTGCCATGATTGGTCTCCCTATAGTCAGGAATAAGAGTGCCACGATACCGCAAGTCGTCAACCAGAAGCGAGTGGTCATGGAGAAGTCCTTTCCCGGTGTGCGAGTTCGATGGCCTGACGCGCTGATGGAACTCAACGAGTCGAGCGTTGTGTGGTTGATCGACCCGGTTCAGAAAAGATGGCGATGCTTGCCGTATACCCGTGGAGAAAATTCCGTCCGCCGACCGGGCCTAGCTCGCCTTGCGCAAAAAACCCCGCCAACGGAATGGCGCCCAATTGCTCTCCCAGGACAGAGGCGTCATGGTTGGGAACACCGAAGAGCCCTTTCCCGCGTCCGCAACAACTGAAGAGCAGCGCGCCCAGCGGCCGTTGTGATTCATGGAGACGGGACGCGGCGAGTAGCGCGTGGAGGTCCTCGTCGGCGGCCCGGGCGTCCCGGACTTGAAATTGAACGGTTTGCCCTTCCTGGATGACGTCGCCGACGACGATGGCCCCCGTCTGTTGGTCTGCTCCCAGGAGATTGCGGATCAAAAAATCCCCGCGGGTAAATTCCGCGCGGTGTTCATCCATGGCGATGCCGATATGGAGCGCCCGTTGGGCCTGCGCACGTTCATCCATAGAGAGTTGCCCGAAGACGGTCTGCAAGCAATGCAAGGCTGGGATTCCACCGAGTTCTTGAATGATGTTCTGCTCCGCCTTTGTCACGATGAATCGGTCGCCGATCGGCCGACAGCCTTGCGAAATGACGGAGCGAACGGCGATGTTCCCGGAGAGCGCGACACCGACGAGTCCGTCGCTGTACACCTCCTCATCGAGGAATAGTCGATTCTCGGCAAGATCCTGACCGCCTCCTGCCAGCCCGCCAAGTGTTCGAGCCTGCGGATACCGCTCTTCAATGATGCCCAACACGTCCTGCAGTGGGGTGGAGAAGGGATCTGCGAAGAGGAGCATGAGGGGTGCCGACTCGCCCCCGTAGTCTAGTTCAGGCCAGTCACGCAGGGAAAACTGATCGTGGATGCTTGAAAATGACAGCCGTAACGGATGGGCGATGACTCCGGGCAAATGGGCTGCCCAGAGGGTGGCGGCTGGTCCCATTTCAACTTCACGTCCGGTGGCAATAACGCCCTCTCCTGTGCAGCCGACGAGGGTTTCTGGGCCGAGTGCTGTACGAATTGCGTGTGAGAGCGTATCGGCCTGATCCGCATGTTGGGCGGAGATAAACAGGAAGGCGACGTCAATGCGGGAGGACCCCAACTGCTCACGAATGGCCCGGATCAGTTCATCTGCGGCCGCCTGCGCGTCCGCCTGGCGGGTGAGGGCGGATGCAAACCGCAGTGTTGATGGAGGTGTGAGAATCACCGGTAGATCTTTGCCTATAGGATCGGGGTGCGACCTGCCTGGTGCGGTTAGACGCCTGGATTCATGCGCTCAGGGCGCTCCGACGCAAGTTTCTTGTAATAGCGCCACATATACGAATGGTAGTCATCAAGCTGGGCGAGCAAGTAATGGAGTTCGGTCGGGTCCTGGGTTTCCAGTGCCTGCGTCATGCGTGTTTGTAGAAATTCTGCGAACTTCCCGTTCTTTTCGAGCGCGGTCAGAAGTGTAAGGCCACCTCCGATAGAATAATCAGCCATAGCCCTCCGTATGACATACTGACAAGCCAGAAGGATAGCTGTGAGGCCTTACAAAAGCAAGGTGCCGGAGCCGCAGAGGGGAAGCTGGTGCGTGGCTAGCCCGCAGTATTCATGAGCGCTGCTGCAATTGAGGATGCGCAGGTGCGACCAGCCTGTCGTCGGGTGGGCTCGCCGCTCGGTCGGTCGGCCTCCTGTTCAAGGATGCTTCTTCCATCACGGCTCCGTGCGCCCATCTCGTTGCGCGACTCCGCCAGTTCGAGACGAACCACCCTGAATCATGCGGGCTAGGGACTAGGTGCGTTACCGGCGGAGAGGATCTCTCGCAGGCGAGGGATGGAAATGGCTTCTGCCCGAAACCCGTCTCGCCCGATGACGGTGGTGGCTGCGGTGAGCGCGTTCAGAATCGCTTCTTCAGTGGCCTCCACCGTGGCGGTGATTACCGGATTGAGGTGGGTATCGGCCAGATGAGTGAGTGAAAAGGTGGGGTCGGACGGGTAATGAGGGATGACGTTGCCGGTGGAAAAGGCCAGCATGAAATCCCCGCTCCCGTGGCGGGCGGTTGAGCCGGTGCGGGCGAGTCCTAATGCGGCTCGTTTTCCGAGGCGGGTGAGTTGTCGGCTATCCAACGGCGCATCGGTGGCAATGACGATAATGATCGACCCTTCGGCGTTGCCGCTGCTTCCTTCGCGGGGGGCGGGAAGGGCACTCGAATTTCGCTCCAGCGACAGGCTCGCTTGCGGGCCTGCGGCGTCGTAGCGTTGCCCAACCGGCACCCCGCCCATGGTGAGTTCGGACCTGCGGCCATGGTTCGCATTCACCAAGACCCCGATCGTAAATCCTCCATTGGCATCCGGGATTCGCCGCGAGGCCGTGCCGATGCCGCCTTTGAATCCATAGGAGATCATGCCGGTTCCGGCTCCCACGCTCCCCTCCGTGACAGGGCCTGATGACGCCTCATTCAGTGCCCGCATGACATCGGTTTCCGAGACGTGGCGACCCTGAATGTCGTTTAATCGTCCATCGTCGCATTCCGCCACGACGGGGGTCAGGGTGTCATCGGTAATGCCGATGCCGGGATATTGCGTGAGCATCCAGCTGATGACGCCATTGGCCACTCGGGGCACGTTGAGGGTGTTAGTCAACGCAATGGGGTATTCGAGAAAACCCGATTCCGCGACCCAGGACAGTCCCGTCATTTCACCAGTGCCGTTCAGGACGAAGGCTCCTGCCGGGACTTTCTTGCGCCACACATCGTCGCGCGGCACGATGACCGTGACGCCGGTTCTGACCGGTCCCTGGCCGGGTTGCAGAGGGCCCTCCCCCTGGGTCAGCGTCACCTGCCCGACTTTGACGCCCGGCACATCGGTGATGGCATTCAGGGGGCCCGGTTGAAATTGTCCGAGGTTCAGCCCCAAGGCGCGCGCACGGACTCGGCCCTGGGTCACGGCATCGGGCGATCCGTCCAGGCTCCAGGCCGGAGACGCACAGGCAGCCACCAGGATCACGGCGCAGGACAGGACTGCATCGAGGCTCGTTCTTGAGAGATTCATGTCTGCCGATTTCCTCCGTGAGTGGGTGCGCCTCAGACGCGGGGCTAGATCTCGTAGGTGCTGTCTTTGGCCGGAACGACAACAGCCATGTTGGGGTGTTCGGTCTGAATGGCCGCGCCCAGCGACAAAGCTTGTTTTTCTTCTCCGTGGACCACGAACACTTGTTGGGGGGCGGGGGAGATCGCTCGCACATACGCAAGCAGATCGTTCCGGTCCGCATGGGCCGACAACCCGTTGAAGACCACCACCTGGGCTCGGCGTGGGGTCGGAACCCCGAAGATCGGCACGATATCCCATCCTTCGACCAGTCTGCGGCCCAGCGTATGCTCAGCTTGAAATCCCACGATGGCGATGATGTTGGCTTCGTCCTGGATGGCATGTTTGAGGTGATGCACGACACGCCCTCCTTCGCACATGCCGGAAGAGGCGATGATCACACAGGGACCCTTCAGTTCATTCAATCGTTTGCTTTCTTCCGGCGAGGAGACATAGCGAATATATCGGGCCGCAAAGGGATCTCCTTCTGACGTGAACGTACGGAAGGTTTCTTCGTCGTAACACTCGGGGTGTTTTCGAAAGACGTCTGTGACCTTCGACGCCAGAGGCGAGTCGATATAAATCGGGAGCGGGTCGATTCTCCCCTCAGCCACCAATCGTTTGATCCGCATGACCAGGTCCTGCGTGCGTCCGAGCGCGAATGCGGGCACGATGATCTTGCTCTTCTGTTCTTTGGCATGGGCGACCAGTTGCTGAGCTTTTTGAGTCAACGCCTCCCCGGCTTCTTCGTGCAGGCGGTCGCCGTAGGTGGATTCGATGATCAGCACATCACAGCTTGGCGGCGGAGTGGGATCACGGAGGATCGGCATTTGCGAGCGCCCGAGATCGCCCGAAAAGAGCACCGTCGTACTATTGCCGCGCGCGGTATATTTGAGGCGAATGGCGGCGGATCCCAGGATATGGCCGACGTCGTGGAAGGACGCGGTGACGCGTGGGGTCACCTTAATCGGGTCGTCATAGCGGGCGCCGACGAAGCGACGGATAATGGCGCGGGCATCGCGGCTTTCGTAAAAGGGTTGGAGGCAGCGCTTCCCGCGCCGCTTTTCCTTCCGATTCAAATAGGCGCAGTCGTTTTCCTGCAGGCGGGCAGAATCTTCCAGCATCACGGCAGCAAGATCGGCGGTCGCACGAGTCATGTGCACCGCCCCGCGAAACTGATGTTTGCCCAGTACGGGCAGGGCTCCGGAATGGTCGATGTGGGCATGTGACAAGAGCACGGCTTGGATCGAGCGCGGGTCGAATCCCAGCAACCGGTTTTGGCGATCGGCTTCCTGGCGTTGCCCCTGAAAGAGTCCGCAATCCATGAGGATGTTGCTGCCGGGCATTTCGAGGAGGTGCCGGCTTCCCGTCACGGATCGTGCGGCCCCATGGAATGAGAGTTTCATTGGGTGGTAGGCCCTCCATGGTTCCGGTTGATGAGGTCCCAGGCTTGCTGCGCCGTTTCTGCGAAATGGAACAGCGAGAGGTCCTTGGGGCTGACGAGCCCCTCTTCGATCAAGAGCTGCCAATTGATGAGCCGCTCCCAAAACGCTTGTCCCATCAAGATGATCGTGATGTTGCGCGTTTTGCCGGTCTGGAGCAAGGTCAACGTCTCAAAGAGTTCGTCGAGTGTGCCGAACCCGCCAGGAAAGACGACCAGGGCTCGGGCGCGGAGGAGAAAATGCATCTTGCGGAGCGCAAAATAGCGGAACTGAAAACAGAGGTCCGGGGTGATGTACGGATTCGGTTGCTGTTCGTGAGGGAGCGTGATGTTGAGCCCCATCGATTTCGCGCCCACGTCCGCCGCGCCACGATTGGCCGCCTCCATAATCCCAGGGCCTCCGCCTGTGACGATCACGTAGTCGCACTGCCCATCAATCTGGCAGGTTGAGGACACCAGCCGACCGAACTCCCGAGCGACATCATAATACCGCGCGAGCGCAAGACGCCGTTCAGCTACGGCGAGACGTTGCTGGCAGGCTCGATCGTCGGGGAAGGCCGCTAATTCTGCGGAGGCTTGCTCAAGGGCTTGGCGCGCGCGCGCGGGCTCGAGAAGTCTTGCACTACCGAACACCACAATCGTCGAGTGAATACCTTGCTCGGTTTGTATCAATTCCGGTTTGAGGAGCTCCAACCCGAGGCGCAGTGGGCGGAGTTCGTCGCGCTGGAGAAAGTCGATGTCGCGATCGGCAGGGATATATGAGGCGGACGAGCCAGGGGTCTCTTGGCTCGGTGAGTCGTCGGAAGAACCTGCACCCATGAGCGGCATTATAACCAGATGTACGGGAGGCAGCAATTCATCGAGGTCGACCTCTCGGCGGCGGGATCAGAACGGATAAGGAGTAAATGGCGGCGCAGGGCGGTGACGTACGAAGGCCTGGTGGGTCACGATCCAGTTGTTGTCGCACAGGAGCTCAAACGCATCTGTGCCCAGGCCGGAGCGTGAGAAGATGAGGTCGGGATCCACCGGCGACCAGGGTTTCAGCAGCCATCCGAAATTCACCCGGGAATACTTGGCGTCGAGGAACCGGTAGGTCACGAGGGTTCCGGCTTCCGCATCGGTCATGGAGTCCGGTGCCCCCAGCGTGGCGATGACATCCGCCAGTGTGGTGCGGCCTTCCGTGATGAAGGCCACCGAGTCTGACGTCAATGGTGTATTGATCGTGAGGCGAGCCACGTTACAGCCGGACAGGGCCGCCGCAAGGATCAGGGGAAAAAGGAGTGTGAGGGAGCGGTTCCAGGACATCACGATATCAGTCCCCAAACGGCCAGAAACGAAATTCCAGTCCCTCGGTGCGTTTTGACGCGATCACCTCTTCGACTGTTCCCTCGCGGGCGATCACCACAAACAGATCGTCGCTTTTAATTGAGGCACGGGAAAAATTAGCGATGATCAACAGCAGGCTGCCGACCTTCGCATCGTACCGGTAGTATTGAAAGAGGTCTCGCCCGTTCAATTGAAGGAGTCGGTCGGGAGCGCCGAGGAGAGCCAGGACCTCAGCCCTGGTGGTGACACCTTTTTTGATCAGGTTGACGGTTTCGGTCTTAATCTCGTCGCCAAGCGTGCCGCGGCTGAATGCGCAGGCATTCAGCGTCAGTATCATCATGGCCAGGAGCATACTCACTCGTCGCATGTGTGATCCTCCTTCTGCAGATCTCCATCGGGCGGGCTTATGCTTGGTCGCCGGTGGTATGGGTCTTGGGTAGGACAAAGTCACATTCATATACGTGGTAGCCGGATGGTGTGAGTCCGACTCGCTCATACACGGTCTTGGCGATGTGGTTGTCGCCCTCGACATACAACCGGACACCGCACACCCCGGATTGTGATCGTGCCCACGTAAGGATCCTGTCATGCAGGGATCGGTAGACACCCTTGCGTCGCCATGCGGGGTGCACATATACGCTTTGGATCCACCAGAACTGAGCGTTTCGCCAATCGCTCCATTCGTAGGTGATGAGCAGTTGTCCCACGATTACTGTATCGAGCGGAGCAGCTTGCCGCAAGTCTGCGACGTAAAACCGGCCGTGCTGAGGCTGTTCGAGGACCGCCTGAGTTCCCTGTCGCAGGAGTGTCTCATCGAGCGTTCGTTGTTCAGTCTCCTGTGCCATGGCGGCGCTGAATGCCGTGAGTGTGTCCAGATCATCCAGGGTTGCCGGACGGACGGTGAGGTGATCGGCGAGGATCATGACGCGTTGCGTGTCGGCGCTGTGAGCCAACCTGGTAAGGGGCGATACAATCCTGCGGAAAACTCCAGCTTCAATGCCTCTTCCGGCAGCAGGCTCAGTGGACGCAGCTGTGTTTTGGGGATCATCGCCAAGTATCCGGTGAAGGGATGAATGGCGGTAGGGACGAAGACCATGACCAACTCGACCATCGGGGCGATCTGAAGTGCCGGTGGCGGCGGGCCCATGACGAATCCTAGCGCCCAGAGTCCGTCGCGGGGGAAGGGGAAGGCCACGACGGTACTTTGCCCGAAGCGTGCCCGGTAGTTCAGCAAGTCCGTCATGCCTTTGAGCGTGAGATAAATACTGCGAATCAACGGAATCCGTTCGAGGACGGTCTCGGTCCACCGTACCATTCGTTGTCCGATGACCTGTGTCGCAATCGCTCCGATAGTGAGTACCATTCCAACGAGCAGCAAGAGGCCGAGGCCTGGGGCGTAGGGCTGGATTTGCCGCCCGATGAGATCGAGCAGGAAGGAGTCCAGTGTTTCGAACAGTGCGGCCAAAATGAGAAATGTCGTCCATGCCGGGAGCAGCACGAGGAGTCCTGTGAGGAAGATGCGTCCGAGCCGATGAGAAGAAGTCACGCCGCGTCCCGCTATTGGTGAGTGAGGGAGGAATAGGTCATTTACGATAACAGAACGGGGTTGGATTTGGTATCTTCTTGATCTAGCGGCTCATTTGGACTATCTTCCCCATAACCATTCAGTCACCCGCTCGGGTGGGATTGTGAGAGCTACTGTGAGCGATGCGCTAGGGAAAAAGGCGAATGTAGATAAGGACCTGTTGGCCATTTTGTGTTGCCCGGAAACGAAACAAGCCGTGACGCTTGCCGACGATCAGTTGATTCAAAAGGTGAATGGCGCGATTGAGCGTGGGACGCTGAAGAACAAGGCGCAAAAGCCCGTCACCGAAAAACTGGATGGAGGATTAATCCGGTCCGACAATAAAATTCTCTATCCCGTACGAGAAGACATTCCCGTCATGCTGATCGACGAAGGCATTCCTCTGGAGCAGGTTTCCTAATTCCCCTTCCTCAGACTCGTCCTCTTCGACGTGAGCCTCCCTGGCCGGTGTGCGTGCATTGCCACGGGCAGTGCCGATCCCCATTCATCTACGGTGTGTGACCTGAGTGCGCGCAGTCCTCATGCGCCTGGCTGTGGATTCTGACGAGAATGGCTACGGAGTCAGCAGTCCGCCCTCGGCCGACGCACTTTCCGTCTTTGAGCCGGTTGAGGTTCCGCATTGAGCGCAGAGGTATTCGTAGAGATTGCCTGTGGGCAGGACGAGCAGCAGGCGTTGCCGGGTGGGCGTCGCCTGGCGACATTTTCCGCAATATAGAAGGGAGGCGTTAAACGAATCATATTGATCCGTTGGGCGGTGCCCGGACTGTGAAGGTGCAGGGCGCGACCGTGTGGCCTGTGGAGGCCAGTTGGGCGGTGAGGGTCTGTTCGAACGTGACTGCATGATCGCTATTTTACTGAGGGAGAGGGATGTGGTGCAACCTGGAGAGGTCTGCGTGGTTGAATTCAGGGATGGCCGATCCGCTGATCCTCAGGGGGTTCCGTTTCCTCGGCGTTTCTGCCGCGAAAAATCCACCAGAGTGAGCGAATGACTTGCACCACAACATAGAGCGCGATGCCCGAGAGTAATCCATAGAGCCACGCTTTGCTCCAGGGCCACAAGTCTGGCGCGTGTAGCACCACGGCAAGGGCAATATGGCCTCCCAAGCCGAGGCACACGGCGAAGATGATCCACTCACGGGCCATAGTCGCCCTCGGAGGAGGCCATAACGAAGGATAAGCCTGGAGACAATCGACAGGCGGTTACACGGAGGTTTTGGCGGATTCGATCTCAGTTGCCGTGATCAGGCTGGACAAATAGTCCGCCACGAAGGTCAAGGCTTCCTCGCGTCCGTCGGCTCGTCGGCCTTTTTCACGCCGCTGTACGGAGAGCTCATGATCTAAGTCCGATTTCACTTCCGTCAGGACACGTTGCAGTGTCGTCGGAGTGATGTTGGCATCCATGTCCTCGAGCTCCTGGCAGCGGTCCAGCACCCAGTTCAGGCCCTCGATCCGCCCCGCATAGTGTTCTTGCTCGGCGGTGTCGATCCGAGACATCGTGGTCGCGAACGTTTGGGCTTCGTACACCAGATTATAAAAACTCGTAACAGCCCGTTGTAGCGTGGGATTCATAGTGCTCCTTGGCTCATTGAGAGGTTCTCGTGATTATACCTGAGATTGGGGGCCCGACAAGATTTTTTTTTGTTGGGCTGTGACTTACGTGAACAGGAGGGAGTGAAACTCGTTCATGAATCCATAGTACAGCGGAGCAAAGTCTTTCAGGCTGTCTGGGCTATTCTCTTTCAACCGCTTGAAGAAGAACACCTGCGCACGTGGATCCAGTTGTTCAAGCAGACGGCTGAGTTGTGCCATCGAATAGCTGCCGGCAGGAACGCTCAGGATGTAGTGAACCAGTCGCTCGACAAACTGCTGCTCGACATATTCACTTGTCAGTAGACCATCGGGAATCTTGCCCGAGGCGAGATACTCGTCGAAGGGGATCGCTTGTGCTGCAAAAGGAATCGACGGCTGCGGACGTGAGGTCACGCTGAGGTTCCCTGGTTGATGAGAATAGTGCGGAGCGTCATTACAATCACTCTACTCAAGCTCAGAAGGTCCGTCAAGTGGATAGAAGAAGCAGACAGGTCTGAGTCGAAAGGCTGATCAGCGTAGGGAAGAGGGGGCCACCCGCCCATTCTGTCGATGGTCCGTTTTGATGGTGGCGCACCCCAGGAGTCTACGTAGATGGAGACAAAGATGATATTTGTGACTGGCGGCTTGACAGTCTTTACGCATGGCCGGTAGAATCCCGCTTCTTCGGTCGATGGATGCGGGAATAGCTCAGTGGTAGAGCATCGCCTTGCCAAGGCGAGGGTCGCGGGTTCAAATCCCGTTTCCCGCTCCAATTTTCTCAAGCACTTACACAACAGCCCCCGACGCTCCCACCCTCATTGTGATAGTTTTGTGATATCTGAGGGTGAACGCGCTCCAGAATCAACACTCCTTCTCTCAGACTCTCCGGCGAATGATGCGCGTAACGCTGCGTCATAGCCGCTGTTTTGTGCCCCAGTAAGCGTTGCACCTTGTACAG from Nitrospira sp. encodes:
- a CDS encoding FIST N-terminal domain-containing protein; amino-acid sequence: MILTPPSTLRFASALTRQADAQAAADELIRAIREQLGSSRIDVAFLFISAQHADQADTLSHAIRTALGPETLVGCTGEGVIATGREVEMGPAATLWAAHLPGVIAHPLRLSFSSIHDQFSLRDWPELDYGGESAPLMLLFADPFSTPLQDVLGIIEERYPQARTLGGLAGGGQDLAENRLFLDEEVYSDGLVGVALSGNIAVRSVISQGCRPIGDRFIVTKAEQNIIQELGGIPALHCLQTVFGQLSMDERAQAQRALHIGIAMDEHRAEFTRGDFLIRNLLGADQQTGAIVVGDVIQEGQTVQFQVRDARAADEDLHALLAASRLHESQRPLGALLFSCCGRGKGLFGVPNHDASVLGEQLGAIPLAGFFAQGELGPVGGRNFLHGYTASIAIFSEPGRSTTQRSTR
- a CDS encoding P1 family peptidase, which gives rise to MNLSRTSLDAVLSCAVILVAACASPAWSLDGSPDAVTQGRVRARALGLNLGQFQPGPLNAITDVPGVKVGQVTLTQGEGPLQPGQGPVRTGVTVIVPRDDVWRKKVPAGAFVLNGTGEMTGLSWVAESGFLEYPIALTNTLNVPRVANGVISWMLTQYPGIGITDDTLTPVVAECDDGRLNDIQGRHVSETDVMRALNEASSGPVTEGSVGAGTGMISYGFKGGIGTASRRIPDANGGFTIGVLVNANHGRRSELTMGGVPVGQRYDAAGPQASLSLERNSSALPAPREGSSGNAEGSIIIVIATDAPLDSRQLTRLGKRAALGLARTGSTARHGSGDFMLAFSTGNVIPHYPSDPTFSLTHLADTHLNPVITATVEATEEAILNALTAATTVIGRDGFRAEAISIPRLREILSAGNAPSP
- a CDS encoding MBL fold metallo-hydrolase codes for the protein MKLSFHGAARSVTGSRHLLEMPGSNILMDCGLFQGQRQEADRQNRLLGFDPRSIQAVLLSHAHIDHSGALPVLGKHQFRGAVHMTRATADLAAVMLEDSARLQENDCAYLNRKEKRRGKRCLQPFYESRDARAIIRRFVGARYDDPIKVTPRVTASFHDVGHILGSAAIRLKYTARGNSTTVLFSGDLGRSQMPILRDPTPPPSCDVLIIESTYGDRLHEEAGEALTQKAQQLVAHAKEQKSKIIVPAFALGRTQDLVMRIKRLVAEGRIDPLPIYIDSPLASKVTDVFRKHPECYDEETFRTFTSEGDPFAARYIRYVSSPEESKRLNELKGPCVIIASSGMCEGGRVVHHLKHAIQDEANIIAIVGFQAEHTLGRRLVEGWDIVPIFGVPTPRRAQVVVFNGLSAHADRNDLLAYVRAISPAPQQVFVVHGEEKQALSLGAAIQTEHPNMAVVVPAKDSTYEI
- a CDS encoding TIGR00730 family Rossman fold protein — encoded protein: MGAGSSDDSPSQETPGSSASYIPADRDIDFLQRDELRPLRLGLELLKPELIQTEQGIHSTIVVFGSARLLEPARARQALEQASAELAAFPDDRACQQRLAVAERRLALARYYDVAREFGRLVSSTCQIDGQCDYVIVTGGGPGIMEAANRGAADVGAKSMGLNITLPHEQQPNPYITPDLCFQFRYFALRKMHFLLRARALVVFPGGFGTLDELFETLTLLQTGKTRNITIILMGQAFWERLINWQLLIEEGLVSPKDLSLFHFAETAQQAWDLINRNHGGPTTQ
- a CDS encoding N-acetyltransferase, with product MILADHLTVRPATLDDLDTLTAFSAAMAQETEQRTLDETLLRQGTQAVLEQPQHGRFYVADLRQAAPLDTVIVGQLLITYEWSDWRNAQFWWIQSVYVHPAWRRKGVYRSLHDRILTWARSQSGVCGVRLYVEGDNHIAKTVYERVGLTPSGYHVYECDFVLPKTHTTGDQA
- a CDS encoding DUF502 domain-containing protein, with protein sequence MTSSHRLGRIFLTGLLVLLPAWTTFLILAALFETLDSFLLDLIGRQIQPYAPGLGLLLLVGMVLTIGAIATQVIGQRMVRWTETVLERIPLIRSIYLTLKGMTDLLNYRARFGQSTVVAFPFPRDGLWALGFVMGPPPPALQIAPMVELVMVFVPTAIHPFTGYLAMIPKTQLRPLSLLPEEALKLEFSAGLYRPLPGWLTAPTRNAS
- a CDS encoding Trm112 family protein gives rise to the protein MRATVSDALGKKANVDKDLLAILCCPETKQAVTLADDQLIQKVNGAIERGTLKNKAQKPVTEKLDGGLIRSDNKILYPVREDIPVMLIDEGIPLEQVS